Within the Erigeron canadensis isolate Cc75 chromosome 6, C_canadensis_v1, whole genome shotgun sequence genome, the region GTGTGaatattgataatataaaaTCTATTGGTTTCAATGTATGAAATTTATTACTAAAGATGCTAATATGTGAATAGTATTTCTATTGTGACTTtccaaataataaacaaaattccTTGTGGTTCAACTGGCAAAGAAGCTCACATGGTAACCTGGAGGTCACAGGTTCTGTCCTTACCtccaacatttttataaaaaatttaatatatatagcatGATTGTAAATCTTGGTTGCGTGGAGGCTGACTAAGCAAAATAGACGTCAACATGGATGCTGACGTGTTACTTGGATCGCTCTGGTAACGCCACATCAAAAAACGTTGACATGGCAGGCTCAGAGAGTGTCACGTGAGCATTTTCTGAtagctttttatatatagagagagatattataataattgtttCTGTATTAGTATCCCTAAACTTTCCTTCCTCTAAAGTTTCCttatttttattagtaaaaaaaagtaAGACACGTATATTACTAACTTTTTGTGATGCCTATATATACTATCTAGAGGCACAACTTTTAcattagaaaaataataattttctaGGTTTCAAGCTTCAACTTTTTGATCGATTTTTAAAATCGATGATTCGTAAGATTTCAAAGAGGTGAAGTTATTGCACATATGTTTGATATTAATTTAATCCAACCGTCCCATTAGAATTGTCCtactttaaatatttaaaatctttatctacaaactttgaccttaaatatattttattgtattatataaaacttgataaaagttataccattTAAAAACACGTTTAAAACACAAccaattgatataactttcatcaaatattatccaacacaaacaaaaatatttatagtcaaagttaCAAATGTtagactttaaaattttaaaacatgatACTTTTAGTGAGACGAATGGAGTATATTGATAGCCCAAAATTAATAATCATGAtgggattttttttaaaaatactacATATGtaatgatgtaaaatatttactattattattgtcattattatcAGTAATTATTTtcttggttattattattagtatactatattgattttatatattaagtaaatttgatggaatttaaATAGGTTGTTCTATCTCCAGTTTGATGATAAGTAACTACCAAAACGTAATAGTTTGATAATCATGTTGTCAATAAGCAAACAATTTCAAAATCCTTATATCAGTTTATATACAAGGATGTTGATTTTCATATCTTGAGCGATTTTTTGCCTTATGAAGTTTTAggttatatgtttaattaagcTAAAAACATATGATTGAATTTATTACATTTAGGTTAATTgatttagcttttttttttttttatgttttttctaattatatgttataattattattaccaCTACATAATAGCCACTATTGAAGACATTGTAGCTATTACCGACATATTAATAGAGGATATATCTCCCGAAGCAATTGATCCTGCATATAATTTACATGTGGTATGTTAATTTTAGATTTGTATTGAAAGCATAGATCTAGACACCCAAATTTAGGTGTGTAATCCTTCACATAtcaattttcaaataatttttgtttaatcattAATTGTTTTAGCCCCTATAAATTTTATGGATCAAAAATTAGTATGTAAGTGTTTTATATCTAAGATTAGATACATAACAagcttatatacatatactcatACCTCTTATATTAAATGTTataatcttatatttttgaaacttataaaattatatataaaaataatacataataagcatctatagttttttaataaatagtgattaactgtatatatattgcattacattgttaaagtttaaacatctaccaataaactaaaacaagattgaaaTACTCTTGAAACGATATGTGGCGCGGtccttgatcgacacatgtcattttaatttatatttattttattaaattagtttttttttagttgtatatacattcaatttccttattataCTTAGAATTAAAGTCTAACTcttgatttatatatacaaaacacattattatttgattgctcgtattttcattaataaaattgtttcttttactttttcaattcttcaaatGCCATtgcttatattacttataagtttataataataagtttttaaCATGAGGACTTAGTTACCGTCATCCACATTGCTTACaagtttcaattttgatttgattgtaaAAAGTTAAGGTAAATTccaaactttaactaaacatatattatatttatcattactgtttattataataaagtttCGATAATCAGTTTACttaaaccacaatttatttcatactcacaaatcataTATGTGgcatatttaaatttttcttataatacaatctatatagctaccgtacatcataCAGTTAAGACTAGTTCAATAATATATGTTGTTATAAAACAATTCaatatttaatgtttttctAATTTCGAATGTATGAAAAgaattttttgataaattatttataatatatgtagATATAAAGCAAATATTTAGTGTATAATATATCTTGAACAAGTAATCAATAATAagtaggttttaggtaaaataaaacaagtattaatgtaaaacaaataaaacaaaaaatttttcttcactaaaaatcaccgtgcatcatgaaaatcatcgggcattaattgtttcgtgaatattcgtgcatcaatttaatcatgatctaagggtctaGATCTTGTcctactttaatacttattttataatacCCAACTCCTATATGTTAATTTAATGCAGTTCAATGTTTAATGTAtaagtgaaaagaaaaaaattatctatatatttaaatgaaaaaacttaataattttttgataaattatcTATAAATATTAAGCAAttcaatatttaaaatatggaACAGATGTTCATATctttagtaaaaaaattttaaaaagttattttatttgaACGAATATTGAATTAAGTTCTTTTCAAATTAAATGGCAAaacaattttaagaaaaatgaacGGAGaacattttaaacaaaattctattgtattttcttttcttttttttttcgtttactttttcttttttaaatgaaactcaaaaacataaaatttttaaattccttcacatatttttctttgttactACAAGAAAATAGTTAAGAACAAAGCATAACTACTAGGATAAACATGCCATGTTATGAGTAGAATAGAtcattagttatataaattttaagttgtatgtttttttaaggCAATTTAACAACAGGAGGTCtagcatatgttgtcttaaccggtaCCCAATGAGAGTAAAACCCCTACAAATCTGCCTAAAGACACAACGATTAATAGGAGTAAACTCTATCACCTCAGACTTGAACCACAAAGTTTGAACCCAAAACCTCTTGAATAAGAGAATGTCGTTTCAACCAATGAGTTAACTCATCCAAAGTTATATTGCGTGTAATCTGTTTTTTTATATGTGAAAAAAGGTATGttgtatacataaaaaaattactaaatatttttgtcataaGACCAATGGCAATGATGACAATATATGAAAACCTAAATAACCACTTTCTTTTAATTGTTTATCTGATGACTTGTTACATTAGTGTATAATGTATATGATCATAGTTGTGTgttaattggaaaaaaaaagttaaaggaTGTGATTAAATATACTTAAGTTATTCAATTGGGCCTATTATTGGACAAAATACAGGCCAGCTATATTACATAAAAATCAAAGTTATACAGGCCCAAAGAGCATTCGACAGAAACTTACATCGCAGTTGCAACTTGTGTCCACATAGTATTGTTATGGAACAACTTGGAAAGTTCGAGTTGGTATCTATCTAATTGATCAACAATTAAAACTAGCCCATATTATAACTTTGGttctattcatatatttaattaacttcAAGTTTTTTGTTTGATCTCAAAATTATTAGACGTACAGGCCGTATTGCTAAGCTGGAAATTAGCAAATGATTGCCATATAATATAACATTCGCTTCAAATCCAATCataaacaagaagaaaaatttATAAGTATCctaaaaacaaaattgaaagtTACTCCTATTAGCAAGAGAATTCATAGGTCGTATCATTAAATTCTACAAAAAATCCAAACATAACAACTATATATCTCACTCTCATAGTTTAGTGTTCTTTGGAACACCACCATCCGTATTTTACTTGTacatatgactatatatatattaacaccATGTTGAATTGGAGATAGAAAACATTATTGTATCTTTTGGTCAGTTGTACCCTATAGCTTAAATTAACAAGTAATAAGGGtgcatatatatgttgatatcAATGGAAGGTGAAAGTAAAAAACATAGTCAAAGGGTGGTGTTAGTTCATGATACCTCTGGAGGAGTGAAAACTAATAATGCTTTGAAATGGATTATTGATGAATTCAAGTTGAAGGCCGGAGAtacttttacttttcttttagtGATCCATCAAATCCAACAtccaagtatatatatacatgttctTTTTTCCATTTCTACTGTTTCTAATACTTCTATTATATATGGTAGATAGAAGTCTTCGAAAGATTTATATATACGTAAAAcagaaattaagaaaataagcTGGTTAAATTATCAATTGTGATTGCAGTGGGATACAAGATCAGAGTGGATAATTCCATGTTAGGTGGAACAAACGAATCACTTATCAGTGACGAAATTGCTAGGAAAAGGAATGAGTACTACGATGACAATAATCTTGAACTTTGTCAATTATCACAACTATACCAACTGCAAAAGGTAATTTAATCGCGATCATTCTGGCCGGTTATGCAAGCGCTGTAAGGattaaaatccaaaatcaagaacaatgctgattcatatatcttaatcttaactaccttataaaacatttgacatttttattttctaaaaaaagaacttgatcaatctaaactgcctattttatttattaactaatttaattatctccacttaatatacctataatacctttaataaaattatttataacatatatccTTTAACCACTATCGCCACTGCCGCCACCCCCATCGCCGTTGCCGCCACCCCACCCGCCGCCACCGCCATCACCACCGCACCGCCGCATCGTGCTGGCATATGACTAGTATATGATTGTTTAGGCGGTGAGGAGTGAGGCGTTGCGCCGTTGCCTCCTCGTAGCACGTCCAAAAAGTGACGAGAACTCCCTCATAACATCCCGGGAATGCCCCCTACACCAACCCCGGAAGCGTTATGGGTCAAAAATTGATTCCCTCCGTTCCCTTTTGCACGCCCCCTTCACTCCCACTTTTTCTTTAACCCGACACACTTGCAGTTTCCTTATTTGTCTCTTTTTCTTACTTATACAATTAAGGGGTTATAGGCTCAAAACCCCTCACTTCAATGGGAAATCCCTTTGATGAAAGAGACTCCACATGACACCTTCTCATGAGTTTAGAGAGTTATAAGGACCCCTTACTCCTACTAGCCTTACAATAGATGTGTGAGTACTGAAAAGCTAAAATCaccatatttaattatttgattttggTGAAAAAGACACATAATAAAGATGTGAGATGTCCCTATGTGATCTCACAAAACATGTACagtacataaataattaaagttaTTCTTATCAAATGGAGTAATGCAATctgtttttgaataaaaatagaTTGATTTCAAATTCGAGTTCTTCGTTGGACCTATACCGAAGAATGCCGCTGTAGAAGCATCCAAGCAACTCAAAGCGACATGGGTGATTCTTGATAGGTAaatcaatcaattaaatatttttacataaagATCTAAttctattataattattattaattagcaGTCACCATGAACTTAATGTTGTATATAGCactttatatgtttttagttagCCTGGAGTTTTTTTCTCCAAATACTTATAACGGTCCAAGGTCAACAtttcgttgtctagggtacgtgcaagcattacaaataatgttgcatttgttcacacttttagttagcgtgaacaaattaaaaattttgtcacgcttttatatgtgtaaaaatatatagaactaaaagtgtgtagaaatttcttcacactaaaaagtgtgtagaattaaaagttcacactttttagtgcgGACTCTTAAGtctacacacttttaagtgtggagaaatttctacacacttttagttctatatatttttgcatacataaaagcgtgacaaattttttaatttgttcacactaactaaaagtgtggacaaatacaatattatttgtagtgaagGCTTTACCATTATACGGTCCCTGATatcgcataccgactgaatgttcggaaaaaaaattatattaagtaCGTACTCATTAAGTCAATTAAGTTTCAAATAAACAACATCTAAAACTTGTACACGTTAAGTCTATCATCAATTTAGTTTTAATACAAAAGCTATATATCACCTAAGTAAAGATATGATCATATGGTTCCGACTTCCGAAGGCCgactatatatatgatacttATTTGTAACGTTCTCATATATGatcatcaattaaaaaaatgacCCTTGGTTCTCATaactcattattttttttagaaaaatgaagAAGCACAAAAATTATTTTCTAGAGAAGCTATCATGTGGGGTATCAGGTTTGAAACGCAATGgggaaataataaaaataagaggACCGAAGATGTCAGCCAGGGTGTACAAACGAAAGCTATTGTATGGCAAAAGGTTACATGTGGACAACAAATTTCAGAATAGGGAAAATGAAGATCTGTTTAGCACCAATTTCGATTCCTCATGTAAGTATTTCCATCCCTTCTCTAAGACCATTTTAAAACGTAACTGAAAGAGGTAGATGAAAGCTAAAGGTGAAAAGGGTGAAGATGTAGGTGATGAGCGAAGGTGAAGGGAGGAAAGTGATTATGATCACCTatctaaaaagacaaaatgtgTGGTCCATTTTTACATATTGATTAAATGTATTGtgcttttaattaaataaaagtggGGACCAAATGATAGGTGAATGATTAAGGGAAAAAGTAGAAGTGAAAGAAATGAGAAGGTGATGCTGATTTGACAGAAAAAAATGTAGATGAAATAGTAAACGGTTACGAATGGTCTAATAAATATACACTCCGCGGTACAAGATTTTACATATATGCAACAATTTATTGTCTTATGTTGGCCTATGGGGTTTAGTGTATGTGTGAGCGTACGTATTTAACTCTAAAGGTTTTTAATGTGTGTATTGAAGTCTAAATTTTTTCATGATTGATATATCCAACCTAGCTAATAAAACAGGTAAACCTTTGATGATATATAACCGGTAACTTAATTAGTGTATGTTTGGTAAGGGGCTTTTACTAAAAATGAGAACTTAATGAAGCCCAAACCCCTTATTCCTCTTCAGATTTACTAACGACAGCATATGAAAGCATTGAGCAAGCACCATCTATTGGATGTATGGTTGGTAATAGAGGTAATTCTGAAATTGGTAGTGTCGATTTTAGTTATGATGCACCACCATCATACAATGACGTAGCTCCTCGAGATAGATCTCAAACATATGAGTATCCCAGGCACAGTGGTGTTCAGAATCATTTGAGAGATCTTACGAACACAAGCGACGCCAAtcaaaggaaaaagaagaaaatcacGACAATGATGGACAACAACATTCGGGTGTAAAACCCCTCCTTTTcagaaaatgtatttttatacttattatgagctattttatttatttttttatgaagtGAATATGTGGAAAATTCATATAAGGATGTAATATTGTTACTTAAAAAACGACTTTGGTATGGATTggaataaaactataaaagtgtCAATTAGCCAAGTTGAAGGTGGACTCTTTCCCTTATGTTTTATTGGTTAAGATTCTTGATGGCTTTTTGAATTTTGAGGATTTAAGACGTCATTTGATTGAAAAGTTTATGAACCCTagttattttgattattttgtatGTTGAATTTTGAGGAATTTTGACGTCATTTGATAGAGTCATAGAGGTCAACTACTACTCAACTATGGCAATGGTGATTAAtggttttgaatttttgatcaaCTTATTTGGGCTCACGTTCGGTGTTGGTGGGTTCTAGCTTTCCCCTTTCCCTATTTAGTGAAATGGGCCTCTAACATGTCCAACTTACAGCTTACCAAGGCCTTATTAAGGTATCCGCTTAATCTACTTTGGAAGTTTGGATGATTTGGAGTTGGAGGATTAATTCATGCCTCAAATAATGAAATCTCATATTATGATTAGAGGCGAATCGGTGATCATAATACATCGAGGGATCTAACAGGATTTCTAAtgctaaaaatatttattagtatCATCAAGGTTATATAATCACCGGCTAGTTCACCTGAATTTCTAGACTTTTTTCTATCGTCAACTCGACTTTGACCTACTATATTCAACAGAGTTTTATTTAAATTCATAAGGTTTATTTTATAGATTCAGTGATTTACAACATCTAATTATTCAATTCCATTGACAACGCAAACCATTgaggtaattttatttataaaacatgtaTCTTTTAATAGATTTTCATACTTTTATTAATGTAtgcaacaaatattatatatacaaaaaaattaactcaaattatatatcatgCATGTAGCATGTTATACAACAAATTAATTATAAGGAGTGACATAGATTATgttgaattttatataacatagtaatcaacaaatattatatagGGTATATTATGTCAAATTGTGCATCACGCATTGACATCAAGaccagaggcggtaccagaaaaaaattTTGAAGGGACAaatttagaaaacttatgaaaaataaatctaaaagggagCAAAAtgtcaaaaacctatataaatttttttaaaatctatgaaaaatttaaaaatacatgacaaaatttaaatttggagggagCATTGGACCTCCTTGTCCCCTTTAGTGCCGCCCCTGATCAAGACCGGTCTATACTACAAACATATGACGATACCTAGATAACACAGTGGATCGCATCATAAACATTCCAAGAATAGCATACAACGACGTTAAAATTTGTGGAAAGTAGATAGAATATCTGTTGGCATATTCTAAGAATAAAAACTAGAGAGAATAATTTTGGGCTATTATGATTAATTCGGTCTATGGAATTTATCTAACATAGAGAAAGTTCATATTTTAGGGAGTTACAAACCAGAATAATATAATACTATGAAATTAGTACAAAACTATTTTGTCATCAATGCATATGCAAACTAGAGATGCCATAACATACAAACGGATCATAAAACAATATCAACCTCATCGCAAGTGTCaagtaaaatcatatattgggacaagaaaaaaaaaatactatctTCGAAATCTTACATTTCCAAAGATGCAGTAAATAAGATGTggtaaaaaataattatcacaCTATTCATGTTTGCTTAAGCATTCAATGCATtttcatcactttttttttatgtagtagtatcttatatttatttattttttttattttttaaacaacgAGTTAGTAATTAGTAGTTATTAGTTAGCATTTGAGACAACACAGTGACAGTTATCGTCTCTTTGActagtttatttatattactttttattatcaAATAATAAGATAGAATAATTTAACAAACACATACATGTTCATTGATTGTAAAAAAATTGGCAAATGAACAAAAACAGGATATAAATTCAATCTCTGAGAGCGTTGAACATTTTTAGATGGAATCAATTTGGTGGTTCACCCTAAAATATTTAATCGGATACaataaaagattaaataattttatgtaTGTTTGTGTTTAAGATAGAGAACCTGAGAGAATAAGGGAAATGACCAAATGATAATATGTAAAAGAATAAATACGATCAAGGCCCATTAACTGCTTTTTATGCTGCAAATTTACTAGTAGCGTCGTAATCTCTAAAGGCGTTGAACACGTTTAGATTGAATCAATTCGGCGGTTCACCCAAaatattcaatcggatacaatcagAGATTAAACAcatatttattaagtaaaaacatTGTTGGGGATATATAGAAAAACGAACAAAAGCAGGATATAAATTTAATCTTTGAAGGCGTGAAATACTTTCAGATTACATCAATTCGCTAGTTCACCCCAAAATATTTAATCAGATACAATCCATCAAAGATTAAATAATTTTCGGGATGTTTGTGTTTGAGATAGAGAACCAGAGAGAAAAAGATCATCGACTAGAGGATAATACGCGTTCTGTCGTAACCTTTTTGGGCGTGCTACATGAGGCTAACGCGTCACTCCCCTTGCCCTAAGTATCTGTAGAACAAAAATGAAAGCGATTAGCAAGAGAATACATAGTTCGCGTCATTAAAATCCACGAAATATCCATTCAAACAACAATTTGACTTTCGAAGTTTCATGTTCTTAGGAATCACCAAACATgcattacatgtatatatagataccaATACTCGTCTCTTTTCACTCCTATTTCTCATTGTCAAATTGGATACACAAAACATTAGTTGTACCTTATTTTCAGTACTTGTCATCCACCTATATATTATTCTGTATTATATAGTGGTGCATTGGGTACAAGTTGAGACATAACTTAATATTGGTGCTAGTTTATGTTCAAAATTAAATGGAAGGTGAA harbors:
- the LOC122602684 gene encoding uncharacterized protein LOC122602684, producing MSARVYKRKLLYGKRLHVDNKFQNRENEDLFSTNFDSSYLLTTAYESIEQAPSIGCMVGNRGNSEIGSVDFSYDAPPSYNDVAPRDRSQTYEYPRHSGVQNHLRDLTNTSDANQRKKKKITTMMDNNIRV